The DNA window TTATTAGAGAGTTATGTATCAGTTACATGCGCTCAATCACACTCTTATGGTATAGATATAACAAACAAGGTTGATTACAATCACTAAAACGATAATAATTATCATTACCGAAAAAGTCGAGGTCAGTATGGATTCCCAAACACCGCTTTACAATGCATTCTTTAAAGCTCAAGACAGATTTTTAGATAGCTACACCCCATATGGGTTTGAGCCCGATATTGTTCATGAGTATATACATTCAGCAATGGCTTTATCATCCATGTATGAGCAAGATACTGAATACGAAAATGCTTTGCTCTGTGAATTTTATCTGCGCCAAGTCTATTTCCACCTGATTGATGCTATTCAAGATCCATGCAGGGGCAAAATCTTCCGTCGAGTTTGCCTAGATGCAATCCATACCCCTCTTCTATGTTTAAAACGTTATTACCATCAATTGGAAAACGGCGATAAAAAATTTCTACAACTACAACAAAACTTGCAGCGTATTCGCATGCCGCTTGACTAAATTTATAGGATCTCTCATGACACAAACTCCTTCTCAACCAGAATTTCGCGTCGAACAAGACAGTATGGGTGAAGTCAAAGTACCCACTGATGCACTTTATCAAGCACAAACACAGCGAGCTGTAGACAATTTTCATTTCAGTAATCACACCATGCCAAGCACTTTCATCCAGTCACTAGCCTATATCAAACAGTCTGCGGCTTTGACTAACGCACAACTTGGCTTAATGGAGGGCGATATTGCCAATGCAATTGCAGACGCTGCTCAATATATCATTGATGGTCAGTATCACGATCAGTTTCCTATTGATGTATTTCAAACCGGTTCAGGAACCAGTTCCAACATGAACGCCAATGAAGTGATTGCAACTCTAGCAAGTAAAGCACTTGGCGGGGACGTGAATCCAAACGATCATGTTAATATGGGACAAAGCAGTAATGATGTTATCCCCACCGCTATTCAACTCAGCTGCACACTGTCTGTTGAAAATCAGCTTATGCCAGCGTTAAATCACCTCATTTCAGTTTTAAAAAGTAAGCGTAATGAGATCGGACATCTCGTAAAAACCGGCCGAACTCACCTAATGGACGCAATGCCGGTCACTTTTGATCAAGAGCTTGGGTGCTGGCAATACCAACTTGAGCAAGCAAAGGTCGGTATTGAGCAAAGCCTTGGTAACGTAAAGGCTCTCGCGCAAGGTGGTACCGCTGTTGGTACAGGAATTAACGCTGACCCAAGGTTTGCGTCTGCATTCGCCGATAACCTATCACAAGCTACCCGGCTACATTTCACATCCAGCGAAAACTTTTTTTACAACCTCGGCAGTCAAGACGCGATAGTCGCTCTTTCAGGACAACTTAAAACCGCTGCAGTGTCGATGATGAAAATTTCCAATGATCTTCGCTGGATGAATTCAGGCCCACTAGCGGGCTTAGGTGAGATCGAACTTCAAGGACTTCAGCCAGGATCTTCCATTATGCCCGGCAAGGTAAACCCCGTGATCCCAGAAGCCGTCGCAATGTCAGCAGCGCAGGTAATAGGTAATGACACAACTATTACCATCGCTGGCCAGTCTGGCAATTTTCAACTGAATGTAATGCTACCTGTCATTGCACATAATGTATTAGAGAGTATACACTTGCTTGCTAACAGCGCTTTAGCATTGGCAGACAAAGCCATTTCTTCTTTCACGGTAAGTGAGGACAATTTACAAGTTGCTTTGGCAAAAAACCCTATCCTTGTGACCGCATTAAACCCAGTGATAGGCTACCTAAAAGCAGCAGAGATCGCTAAAAAAGCATATAAAAATGGACAAGCAATCATTGATGTTGCGGAGCAAGAAACCGAACTCGACAGAGCAACTCTTGAGCGCTTACTTGATCCAAGTAAACTCACGCAAGGTGGTGTTGCAGAGTAACAAATATCGATTGATGGCTTTTGAGTATTACACGGCTTTAACAGTTGAGTTTTTTCAAAAGCCAACTCTCAGAATGACCAAGGGTAAGCCACGCAAACCATAGATGGACATGTCAATAGCCAACCTCAGTCTTCACCAGTAAGTGATCAGACCCGGTTGGCATAGGTAAACTGTATCGTTGGCATATTTTTCTTCCAGCATTAACCGACTGCAACCATAGGTGATCAATCGCTATCATGGAAGCCGTCGGTGCTCGAAATGATGCAATCCAATTCGGCCAACTCGCCACTGGCGCTTTCTGAAAAGTTGGAAACATCCTCGCAAACCGTAAGCTTGTCGCCGACAAGTTGAAATCACCAACCACGAGAGCTTCATCACTTGGATATACTGAAAGCAGGGATTCAATGGTTTTTATCAGAGCATTACGCCGATACCATAACTCCTCTGTCATAGGTGAAGGAGGGTGAGCAACGATGAGAGAAATGGGAACCTGGCGATTAGGGTGCCAAGTACCGCGAATAATGCTCTGAGCGTCGGGTGTCTTAAACACTGACATATTTTTTAGCGGTGACACACTAAGAATCATTTGACTCGAAGGATAGCCTACACCTTCCTGTCCTCCATAAGAATAAGGATAAATATCATCTAATAACTTCAATTTTTCCCCAACTTCCGGAGCAACTTCTTGCATTACCACTAAATCAGCAGGCTTAGTCAACAAATAGTTAATGAAAGAATTGATGCTTGGATTTTCGTAATAAAGGTTGTACTGAATAATAGAAACGGAATTTGTACATTGCCCAACCAAGTTCTCGTGTGGCTTGGGAGACATTAATCCAAACGCACCAGCCAAAACAATACATATTGCACTTGGTGCCCACCTTTGACCTAACATCATTAACAACGTAAGTAGGGAGTAAATCACCAAAAATAATCCTGGATAGGAAACAATATTCTCTACCCACCAAGTAGACTCAAGAAGTGACAAACATGCCCATGCTAATGCTGGAGCATAAACTACCAGCCAAATTCTCCAACGTCCCACTCTCAGACCTATATATGTCAAAAACTCTATAATTATGAACCAAGTCTTTGTAATTAGCCTAAATTAGTGGTGAATACTGTACCAGTAACAGTATTAACACATGCTGATTCAAGGACCTACCTTATTCTCTACATCATAGTTAAATATTTAAATCATTGTTTTTTTAAATAAAAACACCAAATCAACCCAGAATACTCTTCTTTAAATAAGGGCCTTACAGACACGCAATTGGTTCCTGTTACCTAATCGCCGCACTTGGTTTTGTAAAAAACAACTATACTGCATTGTGTACTAACCATTTAATGAGGTTCAACCATGAGAGTCTTGCTGTTTATTTGTATGTTTTTCTCTACATCAATCTTTGCAAATAACCTAAATGATCTTAACTATATCACTGAATCCTACCCTCCTTTTAATTACAATGAAAACAAAGAGTTGAAAGGTCTTTCTATTGATGTCTTAGAGGCGGCGACTAAAGC is part of the Vibrio aquimaris genome and encodes:
- a CDS encoding class II fumarate hydratase, which codes for MTQTPSQPEFRVEQDSMGEVKVPTDALYQAQTQRAVDNFHFSNHTMPSTFIQSLAYIKQSAALTNAQLGLMEGDIANAIADAAQYIIDGQYHDQFPIDVFQTGSGTSSNMNANEVIATLASKALGGDVNPNDHVNMGQSSNDVIPTAIQLSCTLSVENQLMPALNHLISVLKSKRNEIGHLVKTGRTHLMDAMPVTFDQELGCWQYQLEQAKVGIEQSLGNVKALAQGGTAVGTGINADPRFASAFADNLSQATRLHFTSSENFFYNLGSQDAIVALSGQLKTAAVSMMKISNDLRWMNSGPLAGLGEIELQGLQPGSSIMPGKVNPVIPEAVAMSAAQVIGNDTTITIAGQSGNFQLNVMLPVIAHNVLESIHLLANSALALADKAISSFTVSEDNLQVALAKNPILVTALNPVIGYLKAAEIAKKAYKNGQAIIDVAEQETELDRATLERLLDPSKLTQGGVAE
- a CDS encoding endonuclease/exonuclease/phosphatase family protein, which produces MGRWRIWLVVYAPALAWACLSLLESTWWVENIVSYPGLFLVIYSLLTLLMMLGQRWAPSAICIVLAGAFGLMSPKPHENLVGQCTNSVSIIQYNLYYENPSINSFINYLLTKPADLVVMQEVAPEVGEKLKLLDDIYPYSYGGQEGVGYPSSQMILSVSPLKNMSVFKTPDAQSIIRGTWHPNRQVPISLIVAHPPSPMTEELWYRRNALIKTIESLLSVYPSDEALVVGDFNLSATSLRFARMFPTFQKAPVASWPNWIASFRAPTASMIAIDHLWLQSVNAGRKICQRYSLPMPTGSDHLLVKTEVGY